The following coding sequences lie in one Arabidopsis thaliana chromosome 3, partial sequence genomic window:
- the PRE5 gene encoding basic helix-loop-helix (bHLH) DNA-binding family protein (basic helix-loop-helix (bHLH) DNA-binding family protein; FUNCTIONS IN: transcription regulator activity; INVOLVED IN: regulation of transcription; CONTAINS InterPro DOMAIN/s: Helix-loop-helix DNA-binding domain (InterPro:IPR001092); BEST Arabidopsis thaliana protein match is: basic helix-loop-helix (bHLH) DNA-binding family protein (TAIR:AT5G39860.1); Has 35333 Blast hits to 34131 proteins in 2444 species: Archae - 798; Bacteria - 22429; Metazoa - 974; Fungi - 991; Plants - 531; Viruses - 0; Other Eukaryotes - 9610 (source: NCBI BLink).) — MSNRRSRQTSNASRISDDQMIDLVSKLRQFLPEIHERRRSDKVSASKVLQETCNYIRKLHREVDNLSDRLSQLLDSVDEDSPEAAVIRSLLM, encoded by the exons atgtctAACAGAAGATCAAGACAAACTTCGAATGCTTCGAGGATCTCCGATGACCAGATGATCGACCTCGTTAGTAAGCTCCGTCAGTTTTTGCCGGAGATTCACGAACGGCGTCGTTCTGATAAG GTGTCAGCATCAAAGGTACTACAAGAGACATGCAACTACATAAGAAAATTGCATAGAGAAGTTGACAATCTCAGTGATCGTTTGTCGCAGCTTCTTGACTCTGTTGATGAAGATAGCCCTGAAGCTGCCGTGATTAGAAGCTTACTCATGTAA